One genomic segment of Streptomyces sp. TLI_146 includes these proteins:
- the rsfS gene encoding ribosome silencing factor has translation MTATDRSIELITAAAQAAADRLAHDIIAYDVSDVLSITDAFLLASAPNDRQVKSIAEEVEERLNKELGAKPVRREGDRDARWILLDYVDIVVHVQHSEERVFYALERLWKDCPELPLPEDAVKTRGKAAEHAQLHGGTEDGELS, from the coding sequence GTGACCGCCACGGACCGTTCCATCGAGCTCATCACCGCCGCCGCTCAGGCGGCCGCCGACCGGCTCGCGCACGACATCATCGCGTACGACGTCAGCGACGTGCTGTCGATCACCGACGCCTTCCTGCTCGCCTCCGCCCCCAACGACCGCCAGGTCAAGTCGATCGCGGAGGAGGTCGAGGAGCGTCTGAACAAGGAGCTCGGCGCCAAGCCGGTGCGCCGCGAGGGCGACCGCGACGCCCGCTGGATCCTGCTCGACTACGTCGACATCGTCGTGCACGTCCAGCACAGCGAGGAGCGCGTCTTCTACGCCCTGGAGCGGCTCTGGAAGGACTGCCCCGAGCTGCCGCTCCCCGAGGACGCGGTGAAGACCCGCGGCAAGGCCGCCGAGCACGCCCAGCTGCACGGTGGGACGGAGGACGGTGAGCTGAGCTGA